In Streptomyces sp. NBC_00704, a genomic segment contains:
- a CDS encoding SDR family NAD(P)-dependent oxidoreductase — MQLENTAALVTGGASGLGAATAKALAGRGARVFALDLKDGVDKAPAVDGVTYVPADVTDPEQVRAAVETAAGSGVPLRTVVNCAGIGPSARILGKKGPHDLGLYAKVIQINLVGTFNVLALASEAIAETETDGDGQRGVIVNTASIAAYDGQIGQAAYASSKGGVVGLTLPAARDLAQYGIRVCTIAPGIVETPMLATVSEEFRAGLAAGVPFPRRLARPEEYAQLALSIVDHDYLNGETIRMDGALRMAPR, encoded by the coding sequence ATGCAGCTCGAGAACACCGCCGCCCTCGTCACCGGCGGTGCGTCCGGCCTCGGCGCGGCCACCGCGAAGGCCCTCGCCGGCCGGGGCGCCCGGGTCTTCGCCCTCGACCTCAAGGACGGCGTCGACAAGGCGCCCGCGGTCGACGGCGTCACCTACGTCCCCGCCGACGTCACCGACCCCGAGCAGGTGCGCGCCGCCGTGGAGACCGCGGCCGGGTCCGGCGTCCCGCTGCGGACGGTGGTCAACTGCGCGGGCATCGGCCCGTCGGCGCGGATCCTCGGCAAGAAGGGCCCGCACGACCTGGGCCTGTACGCCAAGGTGATCCAGATCAACCTGGTCGGCACGTTCAACGTGCTCGCCCTCGCCTCCGAGGCCATCGCCGAGACCGAGACGGACGGGGACGGCCAGCGGGGCGTCATCGTCAACACCGCGTCCATCGCCGCGTACGACGGCCAGATCGGCCAGGCGGCCTACGCGTCCTCCAAGGGCGGGGTCGTCGGCCTGACGCTGCCCGCCGCGCGCGACCTCGCGCAGTACGGCATCCGGGTGTGCACCATCGCCCCGGGCATCGTGGAGACGCCGATGCTGGCGACGGTGTCGGAGGAGTTCCGGGCCGGACTCGCGGCCGGGGTGCCCTTCCCGCGCCGGCTGGCCCGCCCCGAGGAGTACGCGCAGCTCGCCCTGTCGATCGTCGACCACGACTACCTCAACGGCGAGACCATCCGGATGGACGGCGCCCTGCGGATGGCCCCCAGGTAG
- a CDS encoding substrate-binding domain-containing protein, which yields MDSSSPSRSRRIAPVVAMAAAVALTLAGCSSSSGGKKSEESADGASAGKASTPQMTVALVTHQSPGDTFWDIVRKGAQAAADKDNVKLVYSADPSAGGQANLIQNAIDQKVDGIAVTLAKPDALKAVIAKATAAKIPVVGLNSGVSEWKKLGLLEFFGQDETVAGEALGNKLNSLGSKKVVCVIQEQGNIGLTQRCDGVKKTFSGSVENLYVNGTDMPSVKSTITAKLSQDKGVDHVVTLGAPIALTAAQSVADAGSKAKIATFDLNKDLTGAISKGTVELAVDQQPYLQGYLAIDSLWLYKNNGNYMGGGEQPVLTGPAFVDKSNVDAVAAYAAKGTR from the coding sequence ATGGACAGCTCTTCTCCCTCCCGCTCGCGCAGAATCGCCCCGGTCGTGGCCATGGCCGCGGCGGTGGCCCTGACCCTCGCGGGCTGCTCCAGCAGCTCCGGCGGAAAGAAGTCCGAGGAGAGCGCGGACGGCGCTTCCGCGGGCAAGGCGAGCACTCCGCAGATGACCGTCGCCCTGGTGACCCACCAGTCGCCCGGCGACACCTTCTGGGACATCGTCCGCAAGGGCGCCCAGGCCGCCGCCGACAAGGACAACGTCAAACTGGTGTACTCCGCCGACCCGAGCGCCGGCGGACAGGCCAACCTGATCCAGAACGCGATCGACCAGAAGGTCGACGGCATCGCGGTCACCCTCGCCAAGCCCGACGCCCTCAAGGCCGTCATCGCCAAGGCGACGGCCGCGAAGATACCCGTGGTGGGCCTCAACTCCGGCGTCAGCGAGTGGAAGAAGCTCGGCCTGCTGGAGTTCTTCGGCCAGGACGAGACGGTCGCCGGCGAGGCCCTCGGCAACAAGCTGAACTCGCTGGGCTCCAAGAAGGTCGTCTGCGTCATCCAGGAGCAGGGCAACATCGGCCTGACCCAGCGCTGCGACGGCGTGAAGAAGACGTTCTCCGGATCCGTGGAGAACCTCTACGTCAACGGCACCGACATGCCGTCCGTGAAGTCGACGATCACCGCCAAGCTCAGCCAGGACAAGGGCGTCGACCACGTCGTCACGCTCGGCGCCCCCATCGCGCTGACCGCGGCGCAGTCCGTCGCCGACGCAGGCAGCAAGGCCAAGATCGCCACCTTCGACCTCAACAAGGACCTGACCGGGGCCATCAGCAAGGGCACCGTCGAGCTGGCGGTCGACCAGCAGCCCTACCTCCAGGGCTACCTGGCGATCGACTCGCTGTGGCTCTACAAGAACAACGGCAACTACATGGGCGGCGGGGAGCAGCCGGTGCTGACCGGGCCCGCCTTCGTGGACAAGTCCAACGTCGACGCGGTGGCCGCCTACGCCGCGAAGGGCACCCGGTGA
- the cobF gene encoding precorrin-6A synthase (deacetylating) produces the protein MRSIHVIGIGAGDPDQLTLQAVRAMRDTDVFFVLDKGEVKSDLTRLRHDMLDAHLPGGGYRVVEARDPERDRRAGGADYSPAVGDWRSARADIYERLIAEELGEDERGAFLVWGDPALYDSTLAVLQEVLARGSVDFAYDVVPGISSVSALVARHRTGLNRVGRPVQITTGRRLAEGFPEGVDDVVVMLDAHQAFRQYAGDDVDIYWGAYIGTPDEILVAGPIAEAGPRIERLRAEARERKGWIMDTYLLRRAPDRE, from the coding sequence GTGCGAAGCATTCATGTCATCGGCATCGGCGCGGGCGACCCCGACCAGCTGACCCTGCAGGCCGTGCGGGCGATGCGCGACACGGACGTGTTCTTCGTCCTGGACAAGGGCGAGGTGAAGAGCGACCTGACGCGGCTGCGTCACGACATGCTCGACGCCCATCTGCCCGGGGGCGGCTACCGGGTCGTCGAGGCGCGGGATCCGGAGCGCGACCGCCGGGCCGGCGGCGCGGACTACTCCCCCGCCGTCGGCGACTGGCGCAGCGCCCGCGCCGACATCTACGAGCGGCTGATCGCCGAGGAGCTGGGCGAGGACGAGCGCGGCGCGTTCCTGGTGTGGGGCGACCCCGCGCTGTACGACAGCACGCTGGCCGTCCTCCAGGAGGTCCTGGCGAGGGGCTCGGTGGACTTCGCGTACGACGTGGTGCCCGGCATCAGCAGTGTCTCCGCGCTCGTCGCCCGGCACCGCACGGGGCTGAACCGGGTCGGGCGGCCGGTGCAGATCACGACCGGCCGGCGGCTCGCCGAGGGCTTCCCCGAGGGGGTCGACGACGTCGTGGTGATGCTCGACGCCCACCAGGCCTTCCGGCAGTACGCCGGGGACGACGTCGACATCTACTGGGGGGCCTACATCGGCACCCCGGACGAGATCCTCGTCGCGGGCCCGATCGCCGAGGCCGGGCCCCGCATCGAGCGGCTGCGCGCCGAGGCCCGCGAGCGCAAGGGCTGGATCATGGACACCTATCTGCTGCGCCGCGCCCCGGACCGGGAGTAG
- a CDS encoding thiolase family protein, producing MRPVHFAAARRTPVGRLRGALSSVRPDDLAATVIRGLVADVPALDPARVDDVYWGAANQAGEDNRNVARMAALLAGLPETVPGATVNRLCASGLEAVTTAARAIAAGEADIVLAGGSESMSRAPFVLARPDEALPHRVETVDTRLGWRLVNPAMKDLHGLLAMGETAEEVAARYGITRERQDAFALRSHRLAALARKEGHFDDELLPVTRADGVVVDADEGIREDTSPEKLAGLRPVFREGGTVTAGNASPMNDGAAGLLLVSEEALNELGLESLGRYVAGASAGVHPDVMGIGPVPATRKALARAEWSVDDVQEAEFNEAFAAQVLACVDRLGIDADRINPSGGAIALGHPLGCSGARILTTLLHRMRRTGAERGLATMCVGVGQGSAVLVERH from the coding sequence GTGCGTCCCGTCCACTTCGCGGCCGCCCGCCGCACCCCCGTCGGAAGACTGCGCGGGGCCCTGTCCTCCGTCCGGCCCGACGACCTCGCCGCCACCGTCATCCGCGGTCTGGTCGCCGACGTGCCCGCCCTCGACCCGGCCCGCGTCGACGACGTCTACTGGGGCGCCGCCAACCAGGCGGGCGAGGACAACCGCAACGTCGCCCGCATGGCCGCCCTCCTCGCCGGGCTGCCCGAGACCGTTCCCGGCGCCACGGTGAACCGGCTGTGCGCCTCGGGCCTGGAGGCCGTCACGACCGCGGCCCGCGCCATCGCCGCGGGCGAGGCCGACATCGTGCTCGCGGGCGGCTCGGAGTCGATGAGCCGCGCTCCCTTCGTGCTGGCCCGCCCGGACGAGGCGCTCCCGCACCGCGTGGAGACCGTCGACACCCGGCTCGGCTGGCGGCTGGTCAACCCCGCGATGAAGGACCTGCACGGGCTGCTCGCGATGGGGGAGACGGCCGAGGAGGTCGCCGCCCGGTACGGCATCACGCGCGAACGCCAGGACGCGTTCGCGCTGCGCAGCCACCGGCTGGCCGCGCTGGCCCGCAAGGAGGGCCACTTCGACGACGAACTGCTGCCCGTGACGCGGGCGGACGGCGTCGTCGTCGACGCCGACGAGGGCATCCGCGAGGACACCTCCCCCGAGAAGCTCGCCGGGCTCAGGCCCGTCTTCCGGGAGGGCGGCACCGTCACCGCGGGCAACGCCTCCCCGATGAACGACGGCGCCGCCGGCCTGCTCCTCGTGAGCGAGGAGGCGCTCAACGAGCTGGGGCTGGAATCCCTCGGCCGCTACGTCGCCGGCGCCTCCGCCGGCGTGCACCCCGACGTGATGGGCATCGGCCCCGTCCCGGCCACCCGCAAGGCGCTGGCCCGTGCCGAGTGGAGCGTCGACGACGTCCAGGAGGCCGAGTTCAACGAGGCGTTCGCCGCGCAGGTGCTCGCCTGCGTCGACCGGCTCGGCATCGACGCCGACCGGATCAACCCCAGCGGCGGCGCGATCGCCCTGGGCCATCCGCTCGGCTGCTCGGGCGCCCGCATCCTCACCACCCTGCTGCACCGCATGCGCCGCACCGGAGCGGAGCGCGGACTCGCCACCATGTGCGTGGGCGTCGGCCAGGGCAGCGCGGTCCTGGTCGAACGACACTGA
- a CDS encoding sulfite exporter TauE/SafE family protein, producing MNMMTLWHITGWGFAALALATLMVGFSKTAVSGANTVSLAIFAAVLPARASTGVLVPLLIAGDVLAVLTYRRHAHWPTLWRLFPAVAVGLVLGTLFLLWAGDGVVRTSIGAILLLMAGVTLWRRRTTAATDEPEAVATRSGRIKARSYGVLGGFTTMVANAGGPVMSLYLLSAGFRKLGFLGTSAFFYLIVNLVKVPFSAGLGLIDGHSLLLDLALVAFVVPGALLGKWAVHRINQRLFEQLVIAATIVGGVQLLLT from the coding sequence ATGAACATGATGACGTTGTGGCACATCACCGGCTGGGGGTTCGCCGCGCTCGCCCTGGCGACCCTGATGGTCGGCTTCTCCAAGACGGCCGTCAGCGGCGCCAACACGGTCAGCCTCGCGATCTTCGCGGCGGTCCTGCCCGCCAGGGCCTCCACCGGCGTCCTGGTGCCGCTCCTGATCGCGGGCGACGTCCTGGCCGTCCTCACCTACCGGCGCCACGCCCACTGGCCCACGCTGTGGCGGCTCTTCCCGGCGGTCGCGGTCGGCCTCGTCCTCGGCACGCTGTTCCTGCTGTGGGCCGGCGACGGCGTCGTGCGCACGTCCATCGGCGCGATCCTGCTGCTGATGGCCGGCGTCACGCTGTGGCGGCGCCGCACGACCGCGGCGACGGACGAACCCGAAGCCGTCGCCACCCGCTCGGGCCGCATCAAGGCCCGCTCCTACGGTGTCCTCGGCGGCTTCACCACGATGGTCGCCAACGCGGGCGGCCCGGTGATGTCGCTGTACCTGCTCTCGGCCGGCTTCCGCAAGCTCGGCTTCCTCGGCACCTCCGCCTTCTTCTATCTGATCGTGAACCTGGTCAAGGTGCCGTTCAGCGCGGGCCTCGGCCTGATCGACGGCCACTCGCTGCTCCTGGACCTCGCACTCGTCGCGTTCGTCGTCCCGGGCGCGCTGCTCGGCAAGTGGGCGGTGCACCGCATCAACCAGCGGCTGTTCGAGCAGCTGGTGATCGCGGCCACGATCGTGGGCGGCGTCCAACTGCTGCTGACCTAG
- a CDS encoding ATP-binding cassette domain-containing protein, whose product MTSSNHHGAHGAVIADAAAEGAEGAIVELRNAGKSYGNIRALHGVSLTVHPGRVTCVLGDNGAGKSTLIKIVSGLHQHTEGEFLVDGVPVRFGSPREALDRGIATVYQDLATVPLMPVWRNFFLGSEMTKGSGPLRRLDIAGMKRTADEELRNMGIVLDDLEQPIGTLSGGQRQCVAIARAVYFGARVLILDEPTAALGVKQSGVVLKYIAAARDRGLGVIFITHNPHHAYMVGDHFSVLRLGTMELTASRDQVSLEELTNHMAGGTELAALKHELSQVRGVDVDRLPEEKDLTAPVAAAPAEEKS is encoded by the coding sequence ATGACATCCAGCAACCACCACGGCGCCCACGGGGCCGTCATCGCGGACGCCGCCGCCGAGGGCGCCGAGGGGGCGATCGTCGAACTGCGGAACGCGGGCAAGTCCTACGGCAACATCCGGGCTCTGCACGGCGTCAGCCTGACCGTCCACCCCGGCCGGGTGACCTGCGTCCTGGGCGACAACGGCGCCGGCAAGTCCACCCTCATCAAGATCGTCTCCGGGCTGCACCAGCACACCGAGGGCGAGTTCCTCGTCGACGGCGTCCCCGTGCGCTTCGGCTCCCCGCGCGAGGCCCTCGACCGCGGCATCGCCACCGTCTACCAGGACCTGGCCACCGTGCCCCTGATGCCGGTGTGGCGGAACTTCTTCCTCGGCTCGGAGATGACCAAGGGCTCCGGGCCGCTGCGCCGCCTCGACATCGCCGGCATGAAGAGGACCGCCGACGAGGAACTGCGCAACATGGGCATCGTCCTGGACGACCTGGAGCAGCCCATCGGCACGCTCTCCGGCGGCCAGCGCCAGTGCGTGGCGATCGCCCGCGCCGTCTACTTCGGCGCCCGCGTCCTCATCCTGGACGAGCCCACCGCGGCCCTCGGCGTCAAGCAGTCCGGCGTCGTGCTGAAGTACATCGCCGCCGCCCGCGACCGCGGCCTCGGCGTCATCTTCATCACCCACAACCCGCACCACGCCTACATGGTCGGCGACCACTTCAGCGTCCTGCGCCTGGGCACCATGGAGCTCACCGCCTCCCGCGACCAGGTCAGCCTCGAGGAACTCACCAACCACATGGCCGGCGGCACCGAACTCGCGGCCCTGAAGCACGAGTTGTCCCAGGTGCGCGGGGTGGACGTGGACCGTCTCCCGGAGGAGAAGGACCTCACCGCCCCGGTGGCGGCGGCCCCGGCCGAGGAGAAGTCCTGA
- a CDS encoding GntR family transcriptional regulator: MAKTGERVRAVSGSALDALHFALDRSSPVPLYHQLAQQLEAAIEHGALAPGNLLGNEIDLSTRLGLSRPTVRQAIQSLVDKGLLVRRRGVGTQVVHSQVRRPLELSSLYDDLEAAGQGPTTAVLRNERVPASAEVAVALGIGEGGEVTLLERLRATHGQPVAFLRNYLPPAVADLDTGRLEATGLYRLLRSAGITLHSAHQSVGARSATAEEAALLAEREGAALLTMRRTAYDDTGRPVEYGTHVYRASRYSFDFQLLVRP, from the coding sequence ATGGCGAAGACCGGCGAACGCGTCCGTGCGGTGTCCGGCTCCGCGCTCGACGCGCTGCACTTCGCGCTGGACCGCTCGAGCCCGGTACCGCTCTACCACCAGCTCGCCCAGCAGCTGGAGGCGGCGATCGAGCACGGGGCCCTGGCCCCCGGCAACCTGCTGGGCAACGAGATCGACCTGTCGACCCGCCTCGGCCTGTCCCGCCCGACCGTCCGCCAGGCGATCCAGTCGCTCGTCGACAAGGGACTGCTGGTGCGCCGCCGCGGAGTGGGCACGCAGGTGGTGCACAGCCAGGTCAGACGGCCGCTGGAACTGAGCAGCCTCTACGACGATCTGGAGGCGGCCGGGCAGGGCCCCACCACCGCCGTCCTGCGCAACGAACGCGTGCCGGCGAGCGCCGAGGTGGCGGTCGCGCTGGGCATCGGGGAGGGCGGCGAGGTGACCCTGCTGGAGCGGCTGCGCGCCACGCACGGGCAGCCGGTGGCGTTCCTGCGCAACTACCTGCCCCCGGCGGTGGCGGACCTCGACACCGGACGCCTGGAGGCGACCGGCCTGTACCGGCTGCTGCGCTCGGCGGGCATCACCCTGCACAGCGCCCACCAGAGCGTGGGGGCCCGCTCGGCCACCGCGGAGGAGGCCGCCCTGCTCGCGGAACGCGAGGGAGCGGCCCTGCTGACCATGCGGCGCACGGCGTACGACGACACCGGCCGGCCGGTGGAGTACGGGACGCACGTCTACCGCGCGTCCCGGTACTCCTTCGACTTCCAGCTGCTGGTCAGACCCTAG
- a CDS encoding Gfo/Idh/MocA family protein, with protein MRIGILGLGRIGAFHAETLFGLDAVESLVVADPYAEAAKTAAERFGADVADSPEAVLAAGVDGVVIAAATDAHPGLIRSAVESGVPVFCEKPVARTMTEGVAVLDAVRGSAVPIQIGYNRRFDAGFAAARAAVRAGELGKLHTVRSTTLDPAPPPAAYVAASGGIFRDCSVHDFDIIRWVTGREVTEVYAVGGNRGADYIREAGDADTTGAVLTLDDGTIAVVSNSRHNARGYDVRMELHGFTDSIAVGLEDKLPLRSVEPGVTFPAGVPHDFFMDRFTAAYRAELTAFTEVVAGSRPSPCTIEDALEAGWIAEACTLSLHEHRPVTIAEVRSS; from the coding sequence ATGCGCATCGGAATCCTCGGCCTCGGCCGCATCGGCGCCTTCCACGCCGAGACCCTCTTCGGACTCGACGCCGTCGAGTCGCTCGTCGTGGCCGACCCGTACGCGGAGGCCGCCAAGACCGCCGCCGAGCGGTTCGGCGCCGACGTCGCGGACTCCCCCGAGGCCGTGCTGGCCGCCGGGGTGGACGGCGTCGTGATCGCGGCGGCGACGGACGCCCATCCGGGGCTGATCCGCTCCGCCGTCGAGTCGGGCGTCCCCGTCTTCTGCGAGAAGCCCGTCGCCAGGACGATGACCGAGGGCGTCGCGGTGCTCGACGCCGTGCGGGGCAGCGCCGTGCCGATCCAGATCGGCTACAACCGCCGCTTCGACGCGGGCTTCGCCGCCGCGCGGGCCGCCGTGCGGGCTGGCGAGCTGGGCAAGCTGCACACCGTCCGCTCGACGACCCTGGACCCGGCCCCGCCGCCGGCCGCCTACGTCGCCGCGTCCGGCGGCATCTTCCGGGACTGCTCCGTGCACGACTTCGACATCATCCGCTGGGTGACCGGCCGCGAGGTGACGGAGGTGTACGCCGTCGGCGGCAACCGGGGCGCCGACTACATCCGGGAGGCGGGCGACGCCGACACCACCGGGGCGGTCCTCACCCTCGACGACGGCACGATCGCGGTGGTCTCCAACTCCCGCCACAACGCCAGGGGTTACGACGTCCGCATGGAGCTGCACGGCTTCACCGACTCCATCGCGGTCGGTCTGGAGGACAAGCTGCCGCTGCGCTCGGTGGAGCCCGGCGTCACCTTCCCGGCCGGTGTCCCGCACGACTTCTTCATGGACCGCTTCACCGCCGCCTACCGCGCCGAGCTGACCGCGTTCACCGAGGTCGTGGCGGGCTCCCGGCCCTCGCCCTGCACGATCGAGGACGCCCTGGAGGCGGGCTGGATCGCGGAGGCGTGCACGCTGTCCCTGCACGAGCACCGGCCGGTGACGATCGCCGAGGTGCGGTCCTCCTGA
- a CDS encoding DUF309 domain-containing protein yields MEHRVGTGGTSGGRGAAGRDRDGEGRARNARPRDGLGRPLPYGAEGVERQPEGVVRTPPDTVAEAQALLDAGKPFHAHEVFEDAWKSGPDGERALWRGLAQLAVGLTHAARGNLAGGARLLRRGAAAVSQWAGGSGEDRPYGLDLTGLARWARELAETVERTGTAVDAAAVAPRLR; encoded by the coding sequence ATGGAACACAGGGTCGGCACAGGAGGCACGAGCGGCGGCCGGGGCGCCGCCGGGCGGGACCGGGACGGCGAGGGGCGGGCGCGCAACGCCCGGCCGCGCGACGGGCTGGGGCGGCCCCTGCCGTACGGCGCGGAGGGGGTGGAACGGCAGCCCGAGGGCGTCGTGCGCACCCCTCCGGACACGGTCGCCGAGGCCCAGGCCCTGCTGGACGCCGGGAAGCCCTTCCACGCGCACGAGGTCTTCGAGGACGCCTGGAAGTCGGGCCCCGACGGCGAGCGCGCCCTGTGGCGCGGCCTCGCCCAGCTCGCGGTGGGCCTCACGCACGCCGCCCGGGGCAACCTCGCGGGCGGGGCGCGGCTGCTGCGGCGCGGCGCGGCGGCCGTGTCGCAGTGGGCCGGGGGCAGTGGCGAGGACCGGCCGTACGGACTGGACCTCACCGGACTGGCCCGCTGGGCGCGGGAGCTGGCGGAGACGGTGGAGCGCACCGGCACGGCCGTGGACGCGGCGGCCGTGGCGCCGCGGCTGCGCTGA
- a CDS encoding acyl-CoA dehydrogenase family protein, protein MPATRALPTEEAVELIQLTRTLAAKELAPRVADAEADGSFPRDVFRTLGRSGLLGLPFPEEFGGADQPYEVYLQVLEEVAAVWSSVAVGISVHALSCFPLARFGTDEQRRTWLPDMLGGELLGAYCLSEPHAGSDPAAMLTRAVRDGDSYVLNGSKAWTTHGGYADFYTVMARTSDDRTHGVSCFLVPADAPGLSADPPERKMGLTGSATATMRLDGVRVPVERRIGEEGQGLKIALASLDCGRLGISAVATGLAQGALDHAVRYARERETFGKPIIEHQGLAFVLADMSAAIESARAAALSAARLKDIGLPFTREASIAKLVATDNAMKVTTDAVQVLGGYGYTRDFPVERFMREAKVMQIFEGTNQIQRMIISRALDRDEGGVLTVLGKE, encoded by the coding sequence ATGCCTGCCACTCGCGCCCTGCCGACCGAGGAGGCCGTCGAGCTCATCCAGCTCACGCGCACCCTCGCCGCCAAGGAACTCGCACCCCGGGTCGCCGACGCGGAGGCCGACGGGTCGTTCCCCCGGGACGTGTTCCGCACCCTCGGGCGCAGCGGCCTGCTCGGGCTGCCCTTCCCCGAGGAGTTCGGCGGGGCGGACCAGCCGTACGAGGTCTACCTCCAGGTGCTGGAGGAGGTGGCCGCCGTCTGGTCGAGCGTCGCCGTGGGCATCTCCGTGCACGCCCTGTCCTGCTTCCCGCTGGCCCGCTTCGGCACCGACGAGCAGCGGCGCACATGGCTGCCGGACATGCTGGGCGGCGAGCTGCTCGGCGCGTACTGCCTGTCCGAGCCGCACGCCGGCTCCGACCCGGCGGCCATGCTCACCCGCGCGGTCCGCGACGGCGACTCCTACGTGCTGAACGGCTCCAAGGCCTGGACCACGCACGGCGGTTACGCCGACTTCTACACCGTGATGGCCCGCACCTCCGACGACCGCACCCACGGCGTCTCCTGCTTCCTGGTCCCGGCCGACGCCCCCGGACTGAGCGCCGACCCGCCCGAGCGCAAGATGGGCCTGACGGGCTCGGCGACCGCCACCATGCGGCTCGACGGCGTCCGGGTGCCCGTGGAGCGCCGGATCGGCGAGGAGGGCCAGGGCCTGAAGATCGCGCTCGCCTCCCTCGACTGCGGCCGGCTCGGCATCTCGGCCGTCGCCACCGGCCTCGCCCAGGGCGCCCTGGACCACGCGGTGCGCTACGCCCGCGAGCGGGAGACGTTCGGCAAGCCGATCATCGAGCACCAGGGCTTGGCGTTCGTCCTCGCCGACATGAGCGCCGCGATCGAGTCGGCGCGGGCCGCCGCGCTGTCCGCCGCCCGCCTGAAGGACATCGGCCTGCCCTTCACACGGGAGGCGTCCATCGCCAAACTCGTGGCCACGGACAATGCCATGAAGGTGACCACGGACGCCGTGCAGGTCCTCGGGGGGTACGGATACACCCGTGACTTCCCGGTGGAGCGCTTCATGCGCGAGGCCAAGGTCATGCAGATCTTCGAAGGAACCAACCAGATCCAGCGCATGATCATCTCCCGTGCGCTGGACCGCGACGAGGGCGGTGTGCTCACCGTCCTCGGCAAGGAGTGA
- a CDS encoding ABC transporter permease, with product MSMTRHAEPAVGTPPAPGPRESDGRTAQRPLALRLLARPEVGVFLGAVAVYVFFLISAPPVREGSAMANILYQSSTIGIMALPVALLMIGGEFDLSAGVAVITSALTASMLSYQLTMNVWVGVVVALLVSLGVGFFNGWMVVRTGLPSFLITLGTFLILQGVNLAVTKLVTDNVATDDISDMDGFDQAKKVFASSFEVGGVQVKITIVYWLVFAALATWVLLRTRYGNWIFAVGGNKESARAVGVPVTFTKISLFMLVGLGAWFVGMHQLFTFNTVQSGEGVGQELIYISAAVIGGCLLTGGAGSAIGPVFGAFMFGMVQQGIVYAGWNPDWFKAFLGVMLLGAVLINLWVSRTATRR from the coding sequence ATGAGCATGACTCGCCACGCCGAGCCGGCGGTGGGAACACCGCCGGCCCCCGGCCCCAGAGAGAGCGACGGCCGGACCGCGCAACGCCCCCTGGCACTGCGCCTGCTGGCCCGCCCCGAGGTGGGCGTCTTCCTGGGCGCGGTCGCGGTGTACGTCTTCTTCCTGATCTCGGCGCCGCCGGTGCGCGAGGGCAGCGCGATGGCGAACATCCTCTACCAGTCGTCGACCATCGGGATCATGGCGCTGCCCGTCGCGCTGCTGATGATCGGCGGCGAGTTCGACCTGTCGGCCGGCGTCGCGGTGATCACCTCGGCGCTCACCGCGAGCATGCTCAGCTACCAGCTCACCATGAACGTCTGGGTGGGCGTGGTCGTCGCGCTCCTCGTCTCCCTGGGCGTCGGCTTCTTCAACGGCTGGATGGTCGTCCGGACCGGCCTGCCCAGCTTCCTGATCACGCTGGGCACGTTCCTGATCCTCCAGGGCGTGAACCTGGCCGTCACCAAGCTGGTCACCGACAACGTGGCCACCGACGACATCAGCGACATGGACGGCTTCGACCAGGCGAAGAAGGTCTTCGCCTCGTCGTTCGAGGTCGGCGGCGTCCAGGTGAAGATCACGATCGTGTACTGGCTGGTGTTCGCGGCCCTGGCCACCTGGGTGCTGCTGCGCACCCGGTACGGCAACTGGATCTTCGCGGTCGGCGGCAACAAGGAGTCGGCGCGGGCGGTCGGCGTGCCGGTGACCTTCACCAAGATCTCGCTGTTCATGCTGGTCGGCCTCGGCGCCTGGTTCGTCGGCATGCACCAGCTGTTCACCTTCAACACCGTGCAGTCCGGCGAGGGCGTCGGCCAGGAGCTGATCTACATCTCCGCGGCCGTGATCGGCGGCTGTCTGCTGACCGGCGGCGCCGGCTCGGCGATCGGCCCGGTCTTCGGCGCGTTCATGTTCGGCATGGTCCAGCAGGGCATCGTCTACGCGGGCTGGAACCCCGACTGGTTCAAGGCCTTCCTCGGCGTGATGCTCCTCGGCGCCGTCCTGATCAATCTGTGGGTCAGCCGCACGGCGACCCGGAGGTGA
- a CDS encoding TetR/AcrR family transcriptional regulator — translation MPSPRRTARQSELLERLVALLTAEGFSDFTLDDLAERLRCSKTTLYQLARSKQGLVVEAVKHYFRGATEAVEKRVGQTVDPSDRVRVYLSAVAEQLRPLSRRFLEDVADFPPAREVYEANTRMAAERVRRLIAEGVSDGAFREVHTAFVGEVAAATMRQIQQGELKARTGLTDAEAYEQLASLIVHAVSS, via the coding sequence ATGCCGTCCCCCCGTCGTACCGCCCGACAGTCCGAGCTGCTGGAACGACTTGTCGCGCTGCTGACGGCGGAGGGGTTCTCGGACTTCACCCTGGACGACCTCGCCGAGCGGCTGCGCTGCTCGAAGACGACCCTCTACCAGCTGGCCCGCAGCAAGCAGGGGCTGGTCGTGGAGGCCGTCAAGCACTATTTCCGCGGGGCCACCGAGGCCGTCGAGAAGCGGGTGGGGCAGACCGTGGACCCCTCGGACCGGGTCCGCGTCTACCTCAGCGCCGTCGCCGAGCAGCTGCGGCCGCTCTCGCGCCGGTTCCTCGAGGACGTCGCGGACTTCCCGCCCGCCCGCGAGGTGTACGAGGCCAACACCCGGATGGCCGCGGAGCGGGTGCGCCGGCTGATCGCCGAGGGCGTCTCGGACGGCGCCTTCCGCGAGGTGCACACCGCGTTCGTCGGCGAGGTCGCCGCCGCGACCATGCGCCAGATCCAGCAGGGCGAGCTGAAGGCGCGCACCGGGCTCACCGACGCCGAGGCCTACGAGCAGCTCGCCTCGCTGATCGTGCACGCCGTGTCGTCCTGA